One Streptomyces sp. NBC_00102 DNA segment encodes these proteins:
- the gyrA gene encoding DNA gyrase subunit A, producing the protein MADENTPVTPEEQPAAAGVGMRVEPVGLETEMQRSYLDYAMSVIVSRALPDVRDGLKPVHRRVLYAMYDGGYRPEKGFYKCARVVGDVMGTYHPHGDSSIYDALVRLAQHWSMRMPLVDSNGNFGSPGNDPAAAMRYTECKMMPLSMEMVRDIDEETVDFQDNYDGRNQEPTVLPARFPNLLVNGSAGIAVGMATNIPPHNLREVAAGAQWYLEHPEASHEELLDALIERIKGPDFPTGALVVGRKGIEEAYRTGRGSITMRAVVAVEEIQNRQCLVVTELPYQTNPDNLAQKIADLVKDGKIGGIADVRDETSSRTGQRLVVVLKRDAVAKVVLNNLYKHTDLQSNFGANMLALVDGVPRTLSIDAFIRHWVTHQIEVIVRRTRFRLRKAEERAHILRGLLKALDAIDEVIALIRRSQTVEIAREGLMGLLEIDEIQANAILEMQLRRLAALEHQKITAEHDELQAKINEYNAILASPERQRQIVSEELAAIVEKFGDDRRSKLVPFDGDMSIEDLIQEEDIVVTISRGGYVKRTKTDDYRSQKRGGKGVRGTKLKEDDIVDHFFVSTTHHWLLFFTNKGRVYRAKAYELPDAGRDARGQHVANLLAFQPDERIAQILAIRDYEAAPYLILATKGGLVKKTALKDYDSPRSGGVIAINLRETADGADDELIGAELVSAEDDLLLISKKAQSIRFTATDDALRPMGRATSGVKGMSFREGDELLSMNVVRPGTFVFTATDGGYAKRTPVDEYRVQGRGGLGIKAAKIVEDRGSLVGALVVEETDEILAITLGGGVIRTRVNEVRETGRDTMGVQLINLGKRDAVVGIARNAEAGREAEEVDGTSETEDGPAEASAEVLAEGTVEGTEPSTGEHEE; encoded by the coding sequence ATGGCCGACGAGAACACCCCTGTGACACCGGAAGAACAGCCCGCCGCGGCCGGTGTGGGCATGCGTGTCGAGCCCGTGGGGCTCGAGACGGAGATGCAGCGCTCCTACCTCGACTACGCGATGTCCGTCATCGTCTCGCGTGCGCTCCCCGACGTGCGGGACGGCCTCAAGCCCGTCCACCGCCGGGTGCTGTACGCGATGTACGACGGCGGGTACCGCCCCGAGAAGGGCTTCTACAAGTGCGCCCGCGTCGTCGGTGACGTCATGGGTACGTACCACCCGCACGGCGACTCCTCGATCTACGACGCCTTGGTGCGCCTCGCGCAGCACTGGTCGATGCGCATGCCGCTGGTGGACTCCAACGGCAACTTCGGTTCCCCGGGCAACGACCCGGCCGCCGCCATGCGGTACACCGAGTGCAAGATGATGCCGCTGTCCATGGAGATGGTCCGGGACATCGACGAGGAGACCGTCGACTTCCAGGACAACTACGACGGACGGAACCAGGAGCCGACGGTCCTGCCGGCGCGCTTCCCGAACCTCCTGGTCAACGGCTCCGCCGGTATCGCCGTCGGTATGGCCACCAACATCCCGCCGCACAACCTCCGCGAGGTCGCGGCGGGCGCGCAGTGGTACCTGGAGCACCCGGAGGCCTCGCACGAGGAGCTCCTGGACGCCCTGATCGAGCGCATCAAGGGTCCGGACTTCCCGACCGGCGCCCTGGTCGTGGGCCGCAAGGGCATCGAGGAGGCGTACCGCACCGGTCGCGGCTCCATCACGATGCGCGCGGTCGTCGCGGTCGAGGAGATCCAGAACCGGCAGTGCCTGGTCGTCACGGAGCTTCCGTACCAGACCAACCCGGACAACCTCGCGCAGAAGATCGCCGACCTGGTCAAGGACGGCAAGATCGGGGGGATCGCGGACGTCCGTGACGAGACCTCCTCGCGCACCGGTCAGCGCCTGGTCGTCGTGCTCAAGCGCGACGCGGTCGCCAAGGTCGTGCTGAACAACCTCTACAAGCACACCGACCTCCAGTCGAACTTCGGCGCCAACATGCTGGCGCTGGTCGACGGGGTGCCGCGCACCCTCTCGATCGACGCGTTCATCCGCCACTGGGTGACGCACCAGATCGAGGTCATCGTCCGGCGCACCCGCTTCCGGCTGCGCAAGGCGGAGGAGCGGGCGCACATCCTGCGTGGCCTCCTGAAGGCCCTGGACGCCATCGACGAGGTCATCGCCCTCATCCGGCGCAGCCAGACCGTGGAGATCGCTCGTGAGGGCCTCATGGGCCTCCTGGAGATCGACGAGATCCAGGCGAACGCGATCCTGGAGATGCAGCTGCGCCGGCTGGCCGCGCTGGAGCACCAGAAGATCACCGCCGAGCACGACGAGCTCCAGGCGAAGATCAACGAGTACAACGCGATCCTGGCCTCGCCCGAGCGGCAGCGTCAGATCGTCAGTGAGGAACTCGCGGCCATCGTCGAGAAGTTCGGCGACGACCGGCGTTCCAAGCTGGTCCCCTTCGACGGTGACATGTCCATCGAGGACCTGATCCAGGAAGAGGACATCGTCGTCACGATCTCGCGCGGCGGCTACGTCAAGCGCACGAAGACGGACGACTACCGCTCGCAGAAGCGCGGCGGCAAGGGCGTACGCGGCACGAAGCTCAAGGAAGACGACATCGTCGACCACTTCTTCGTGTCGACGACCCATCACTGGCTGCTGTTCTTCACGAACAAGGGCCGGGTCTACCGCGCCAAGGCGTACGAGCTCCCGGACGCGGGCAGGGACGCGCGCGGTCAGCACGTGGCGAACCTGCTGGCCTTCCAGCCGGACGAGCGGATCGCCCAGATCCTCGCGATCCGCGACTACGAGGCGGCGCCCTACCTGATCCTGGCCACCAAGGGCGGCCTGGTGAAGAAGACGGCGCTCAAGGACTACGACTCGCCCCGCTCCGGCGGTGTCATCGCGATCAACCTGCGGGAGACCGCGGACGGCGCCGACGACGAGCTGATCGGTGCCGAGCTGGTCTCGGCCGAGGACGACCTGCTGCTCATCAGCAAGAAGGCCCAGTCGATCAGGTTCACCGCGACGGACGACGCGCTGCGCCCGATGGGCCGCGCCACCTCGGGCGTCAAGGGGATGAGCTTCCGCGAAGGCGACGAGCTGCTCTCGATGAACGTGGTCCGGCCCGGTACGTTCGTCTTCACCGCGACCGACGGCGGTTACGCCAAGCGGACCCCGGTCGACGAGTACCGCGTCCAGGGTCGTGGCGGTCTCGGCATCAAGGCCGCCAAGATCGTGGAGGACCGCGGGTCGCTCGTCGGGGCCCTGGTGGTGGAGGAGACGGACGAGATCCTCGCCATCACCCTCGGCGGTGGTGTGATTCGCACGCGAGTCAATGAAGTCAGGGAGACGGGCCGTGACACCATGGGCGTCCAACTGATCAATCTGGGCAAGCGGGATGCCGTCGTCGGCATCGCGCGCAACGCCGAGGCCGGCCGTGAGGCCGAAGAGGTCGATGGGACCTCCGAGACCGAGGACGGTCCGGCCGAGGCATCGGCCGAAGTTCTGGCCGAGGGCACTGTCGAGGGCACGGAGCCCTCGACCGGGGAGCACGAGGAGTAG
- a CDS encoding DUF3566 domain-containing protein produces MTDTRGPQPQYEGYANGPLPGEREPAQGTAGPYHPPQAYESPAGGRQATGGQGVRLPRTGARTTPRTRKARLRVSKADPWSVMKVSFLLSIALGICTVVAAAVLWMVMDAMGVFSTVGGTISEATGSNESNGFDLQSFLSLPRVLIFTSVIAVIDVVLATALATLGAFIYNLSAGFVGGVELTLAEDE; encoded by the coding sequence GTGACGGACACTCGGGGCCCGCAGCCCCAGTACGAGGGCTACGCGAACGGGCCACTGCCCGGGGAGCGGGAGCCCGCGCAGGGGACGGCGGGTCCCTACCACCCGCCGCAGGCGTACGAATCGCCGGCGGGCGGCCGACAGGCCACCGGCGGGCAAGGCGTACGTCTGCCGCGGACAGGGGCGCGGACCACTCCGCGTACCCGTAAGGCACGACTGCGGGTGTCGAAGGCCGACCCGTGGTCGGTGATGAAGGTGAGCTTCCTGCTCTCCATCGCGCTCGGCATCTGCACCGTGGTCGCGGCCGCGGTCCTGTGGATGGTGATGGACGCCATGGGCGTCTTCTCCACCGTGGGCGGCACGATCAGCGAGGCGACGGGTTCCAACGAGAGCAACGGCTTCGATCTGCAGTCGTTCCTCTCGCTGCCGCGCGTCCTCATCTTCACGTCGGTCATCGCGGTGATCGACGTGGTGCTGGCCACCGCGCTGGCGACGCTGGGCGCGTTCATCTACAACCTGTCGGCGGGATTCGTGGGCGGCGTGGAGCTCACGCTGGCCGAGGACGAGTAG
- a CDS encoding GNAT family N-acetyltransferase produces the protein MSGTTAPFPERLDISGEGLVLRDWTEADLTVMPELFDDPGTAYWTPIVSPFDGAAARARLDLARRLRAEGTSILLAVTVDGGAPLGEVMLRRSPEGMEIGYAIGPAHRGRGLAPRAVRLMAAYAFEELGAEQVILELEAENGASVAVATKAGFGLLDVPLITGEEKGRPFALQTWALDRP, from the coding sequence ATGAGCGGTACCACCGCGCCCTTTCCCGAGCGGCTCGACATCTCGGGGGAGGGCCTCGTTCTCCGCGACTGGACGGAGGCGGACCTGACCGTGATGCCGGAGCTGTTCGACGATCCCGGCACCGCCTACTGGACGCCGATCGTGTCCCCCTTCGACGGGGCGGCCGCGCGGGCACGGCTGGACCTGGCCCGGCGTCTGCGGGCGGAGGGCACCTCGATCCTGCTGGCCGTCACCGTCGACGGTGGTGCGCCGCTCGGTGAGGTGATGCTGCGGCGTTCTCCCGAGGGCATGGAGATCGGCTACGCCATCGGCCCCGCGCACCGAGGCCGCGGCCTGGCGCCGCGTGCCGTCCGGTTGATGGCCGCCTACGCCTTCGAGGAACTGGGCGCGGAGCAGGTGATCCTGGAGCTGGAGGCCGAGAACGGGGCCAGCGTCGCCGTGGCCACCAAGGCGGGCTTCGGGCTGCTGGACGTGCCGCTGATCACGGGTGAGGAGAAGGGGCGCCCCTTCGCCCTGCAGACGTGGGCCCTGGACCGGCCATGA
- a CDS encoding DUF6234 family protein, producing the protein MGQGRPSTGQQAAISVVLFVVDLIVIGWLVFRYGMTGWADSYNEGQPPDAPAEAMRATWILFGAAVVTGGGFHLLRWRTCGTVQLLVLGAGAALLASLAAGGQ; encoded by the coding sequence GTGGGACAGGGACGGCCGTCGACCGGCCAACAGGCCGCAATCAGCGTGGTTCTCTTCGTCGTCGACCTGATCGTCATCGGGTGGCTGGTGTTCCGCTACGGAATGACCGGGTGGGCCGACTCCTACAACGAGGGCCAGCCGCCCGACGCCCCCGCCGAGGCCATGCGCGCGACGTGGATCCTGTTCGGCGCCGCCGTCGTCACGGGTGGCGGCTTCCACCTCCTGCGCTGGCGTACGTGCGGCACCGTGCAGCTGCTCGTCCTGGGCGCCGGGGCGGCCCTGCTCGCCAGCCTGGCCGCCGGCGGGCAGTAG
- a CDS encoding DUF6344 domain-containing protein, translated as MSAFKVKNLWTAFITAFFALLASLGLAAANASATEQQPTHTNQEHLGATAATATTPSVRWTLPRDRALPPTMKQRIRAEAHGSSPATRHLPADTASAPGTEAARTNYAATEGESPLPPP; from the coding sequence ATGAGCGCCTTCAAGGTCAAGAACCTCTGGACAGCCTTCATCACCGCCTTCTTCGCCCTCCTCGCCTCCCTCGGCCTCGCCGCGGCGAACGCCTCGGCCACGGAGCAGCAGCCGACGCACACGAACCAGGAGCACTTGGGTGCGACCGCGGCAACCGCGACCACCCCGTCCGTCCGATGGACCCTTCCGCGTGACAGGGCGCTGCCACCCACGATGAAGCAGCGCATCCGCGCCGAGGCCCACGGCTCCTCACCCGCCACCAGGCACCTGCCCGCCGACACCGCGTCGGCCCCCGGCACCGAAGCCGCCCGCACCAACTACGCGGCAACGGAAGGCGAGTCCCCCCTTCCGCCTCCCTGA
- a CDS encoding DLW-39 family protein, producing MKKLLLVALAAIGGLLVYRQIQADRAEQDLWTEATDSVPAGSGV from the coding sequence GTGAAGAAGCTTCTCCTGGTCGCACTGGCCGCCATCGGCGGGCTCCTCGTGTACCGCCAGATCCAGGCGGATCGCGCCGAGCAGGATCTGTGGACGGAGGCGACCGACTCCGTGCCCGCAGGTTCGGGCGTGTGA
- a CDS encoding serine/threonine-protein kinase, translating to MGEVFAGRYELVDPIGRGGVGAVWRAWDHRRRRYVAAKVLQQSDAHTLLRFVREQALRIEHPHVLAPASWAADDDKVLFTMDLVSGGSLAHVIGDYGPLPPRFVCLLLDQLLSGLSTVHAEGVVHRDIKPANILLEATGSGRPHLRLSDFGISMRKGEPRLTETNYVVGTPGYFAPEQMLGAEPDFPADLFAVGLVALYLLHGRKPDSRAIVEHFVAHGTPGAPQGVPEPLWQVLAGLLQPDPQARFRTATGARKALAAAAEMLPETPAGEEPVEVFDQIGPLPDGFGPDGPLSTPPGPSLTSPYGNPYGSSPDGPPGGPPPAHGGGRLPRQTPAATEEPTPPPPGPVPSMSETGSFHLAPPPAPATRPGNPAPVPESGAHTPPSATAATAPGHPGTAPTRGYTAPHSLSAGTAQAQAPAAPPFPTGPQARTARPGPSPKVAVPVLLVALVCFAVGIWALTQA from the coding sequence ATGGGTGAGGTATTCGCCGGCCGGTACGAACTGGTCGATCCGATCGGACGCGGCGGCGTGGGCGCCGTCTGGCGCGCCTGGGACCACCGCCGCCGCCGGTACGTCGCGGCCAAGGTGCTCCAGCAGAGCGACGCGCACACACTCCTGCGCTTCGTGCGCGAGCAGGCGCTGCGCATCGAGCATCCCCATGTGCTCGCTCCCGCCAGCTGGGCGGCCGACGACGACAAGGTCCTGTTCACCATGGACCTGGTCAGCGGTGGCTCGCTGGCCCATGTCATAGGAGATTACGGCCCGTTGCCGCCGCGCTTCGTCTGCCTGCTGCTCGACCAGCTGCTCTCGGGGCTGTCGACCGTACACGCGGAAGGCGTGGTCCACCGCGACATCAAACCCGCCAACATCCTTCTGGAGGCGACCGGTTCGGGGCGCCCGCACCTTCGGCTGTCGGACTTCGGCATCTCGATGCGCAAGGGCGAACCCCGGCTCACCGAGACCAACTACGTGGTCGGGACGCCTGGTTACTTCGCGCCGGAACAGATGCTGGGCGCCGAACCCGACTTCCCCGCCGACCTCTTCGCGGTGGGGCTCGTCGCGCTCTACCTCCTGCACGGCCGGAAGCCCGACTCGCGGGCGATCGTCGAGCACTTCGTCGCCCACGGCACCCCCGGCGCCCCCCAAGGCGTGCCCGAGCCCCTCTGGCAGGTGCTCGCAGGGCTGCTCCAGCCCGATCCCCAGGCGCGTTTCCGTACGGCGACCGGGGCGCGCAAGGCGCTGGCCGCGGCGGCGGAGATGCTGCCCGAGACCCCGGCCGGCGAGGAACCGGTGGAGGTGTTCGACCAGATCGGGCCGCTCCCGGACGGCTTCGGCCCGGACGGCCCGCTCAGTACCCCGCCCGGCCCCTCGCTCACCAGTCCCTACGGCAACCCGTACGGCAGCTCACCCGACGGGCCCCCCGGCGGTCCTCCTCCGGCCCACGGCGGAGGCCGACTCCCCCGCCAAACGCCCGCGGCGACCGAGGAACCCACCCCGCCGCCTCCGGGACCCGTGCCGTCCATGTCGGAGACCGGCAGCTTCCATCTGGCCCCGCCGCCCGCCCCGGCGACCCGGCCCGGCAACCCGGCGCCCGTCCCGGAATCCGGCGCGCACACGCCCCCCTCGGCCACCGCCGCGACCGCCCCGGGACACCCCGGAACCGCCCCGACGCGCGGCTACACCGCGCCCCACAGCCTTTCGGCGGGCACGGCACAGGCCCAGGCACCCGCCGCCCCTCCCTTCCCCACCGGCCCACAGGCCCGTACGGCCCGACCGGGACCGTCCCCGAAGGTGGCGGTCCCGGTCCTGCTGGTCGCGCTGGTCTGCTTCGCGGTCGGCATCTGGGCGCTCACCCAGGCCTGA
- a CDS encoding DNA-binding protein: protein MDAAQQEATARARELQRSWYGEPLGALFRRLIDDLGLNQARLAAVLGLSAPMLSQLMSGQRAKIGNPAVVQRVQALQELAVQVADGSVSAGEATDRMDQVKKSQGGSVLSSTGQTTTTGGAPTVRRVVREIQSLLRSVSAAGDIIDAADSLAPTHPELAEFLRVYGAGRTADAVAHYEGHQN, encoded by the coding sequence ATGGACGCAGCGCAGCAAGAGGCAACCGCAAGAGCCAGGGAACTCCAGCGCAGTTGGTACGGGGAGCCGCTGGGCGCGCTCTTCCGCCGACTGATCGATGATCTTGGCCTGAATCAGGCCCGGCTCGCGGCGGTACTCGGGCTGTCCGCGCCCATGCTCTCCCAGCTGATGAGCGGCCAACGGGCCAAGATCGGCAACCCCGCTGTGGTCCAGCGCGTCCAGGCACTCCAGGAACTCGCGGTCCAGGTCGCCGACGGCAGTGTCAGCGCGGGCGAGGCCACCGACCGGATGGACCAGGTCAAGAAGTCCCAAGGAGGATCGGTTCTGTCCAGCACCGGCCAGACGACGACCACCGGCGGAGCACCCACGGTCCGCCGCGTCGTCCGCGAGATCCAGTCGCTGCTGCGGTCGGTCTCCGCGGCCGGCGACATCATCGACGCGGCCGACTCCCTCGCCCCGACCCACCCCGAACTGGCAGAGTTCCTCCGGGTGTACGGCGCGGGCCGCACCGCGGACGCCGTCGCACACTACGAGGGGCACCAGAACTAG
- a CDS encoding MFS transporter, protein MTATVTDDDRPASGPPPSVFRIRDFRYVFAASAVSTLGTQISYLAIPLLAVTVLDATPGQVGALGALGTLAFLLIGLPAGAWTDRMRKRRLQIAADLVRTALLGSVPVAWWAGALTMVQLYAVVLLSGVATVFFDVSNQSFLPHVVGREHLGAANARLVTMQAVNQVAGRSLGGYLVQLLTAPLAVLVDACSYLCSAFCLLALRRPEPDLPPPRANAHLGREILEGTRFVLGHPLLRPLALEGACNNLATQTIVTVLPVLFVRDLGLPEGALGAFLAVAGVGVFLGSLSARAIARKIGEGRAMWVPGLCVVPTAFFIPFMTGGAMLWPAVGAYLLITFKIGVDNVLKVTYRQTVTPAPLLGRMNATFRFLLTGAMAIGSVLAGVLGELVGVRAALWAGALVLSVTWLLVFCSRYRRMKDLPRD, encoded by the coding sequence ATGACCGCCACCGTGACCGACGATGACCGACCGGCCTCCGGGCCGCCCCCCTCGGTCTTCCGGATCAGGGACTTCCGGTACGTGTTCGCCGCGTCGGCGGTGAGCACCCTCGGCACGCAGATCAGCTATCTGGCGATCCCCCTGCTGGCCGTCACGGTGCTCGACGCCACACCGGGCCAGGTGGGCGCGCTCGGTGCCCTGGGCACGCTCGCGTTCCTGCTCATCGGGCTGCCCGCCGGCGCCTGGACGGACCGGATGCGCAAGCGCCGGCTCCAGATAGCCGCCGACCTGGTCCGTACGGCCCTGCTCGGATCGGTCCCGGTGGCCTGGTGGGCGGGCGCCCTGACCATGGTCCAGCTGTACGCCGTGGTGCTGCTCTCGGGGGTCGCCACCGTCTTCTTCGACGTGTCCAACCAGAGCTTCCTGCCCCACGTGGTGGGGCGGGAGCACCTGGGAGCCGCCAACGCCAGACTCGTCACCATGCAGGCCGTCAACCAGGTGGCCGGGCGGAGCCTGGGCGGATACCTGGTCCAGCTCCTGACGGCGCCCCTGGCCGTCCTGGTGGACGCCTGCTCCTACCTCTGCTCCGCGTTCTGCCTGCTCGCACTCCGCCGCCCCGAACCCGATCTCCCGCCGCCGAGGGCCAACGCCCACCTCGGCCGGGAGATCCTGGAGGGCACCCGCTTCGTCCTGGGCCACCCGCTGCTGCGCCCGCTCGCCCTGGAGGGAGCCTGCAACAACCTGGCGACCCAGACGATCGTCACCGTCCTGCCGGTGCTGTTCGTCCGCGACCTGGGCCTGCCCGAGGGGGCCCTCGGCGCCTTCCTCGCGGTCGCGGGCGTCGGCGTGTTCCTCGGCTCCCTGTCGGCGCGGGCCATCGCCCGGAAGATCGGCGAGGGGCGCGCGATGTGGGTGCCCGGTCTCTGCGTCGTACCGACGGCCTTCTTCATCCCGTTCATGACGGGCGGCGCGATGCTGTGGCCCGCCGTGGGCGCCTATCTGCTGATCACCTTCAAGATCGGCGTCGACAACGTCCTCAAGGTGACCTACCGCCAGACGGTCACCCCCGCCCCTCTGCTCGGCCGCATGAACGCCACCTTCCGGTTCCTGCTGACCGGCGCCATGGCCATCGGATCGGTCCTCGCCGGCGTGCTCGGGGAACTCGTCGGGGTCCGTGCCGCACTGTGGGCCGGCGCACTGGTGCTGTCGGTCACCTGGCTGCTGGTCTTCTGCTCGCGCTACCGCCGGATGAAGGACCTGCCACGGGACTGA
- a CDS encoding acetyl-CoA carboxylase biotin carboxylase subunit family protein: MTRPFRVAWIGGRPAPVAGAKELGIDVVLVHEEGLYEPSVAEHCERIVHAPITDGPAVLAVLRPLHEERPFDRVLTTSEPAGICAGYVTDALGLPGVGATTARTLKDKALTRAALDRHGLSPVRHRVVRSAEEAEEFQRSLGAPLVLKPVDGAASRHIHRAEDAVETAKAFREMTAAGFSEALAEEYLDGPVISVESFSHAGRHLPIGYSEYQVNERYVEWAVSTPSRLAQPWLPELRSLTARLLDAVGLTEGPSHSEFVLTPQGPRVLESHARLGGHAIPELVRRAFGPDLARMMLTVPLGIEELPAEPPEPVGGAAIRFFRPDPGVVASVTVAEDNPAVVRRLAPGELDGVYLPLLAELRDLETGAVVARNPGDVVPVLNTLADCSSGYALSSGADAAEAEARCLETDQKIRIAVG; encoded by the coding sequence ATGACACGTCCCTTCCGGGTGGCCTGGATCGGCGGGCGCCCCGCCCCCGTCGCCGGCGCCAAGGAGCTGGGCATCGACGTGGTGCTCGTCCACGAGGAGGGCCTGTACGAGCCGTCCGTCGCGGAGCACTGCGAACGCATCGTCCACGCGCCCATCACCGACGGCCCCGCCGTCCTCGCCGTACTGCGGCCGCTGCACGAGGAACGCCCCTTCGACCGCGTCCTCACCACCTCGGAGCCCGCCGGGATCTGCGCCGGGTACGTCACGGACGCCCTCGGGCTGCCCGGCGTCGGCGCCACCACGGCGAGGACCCTGAAGGACAAGGCGCTCACCCGCGCGGCCCTGGACCGGCACGGTCTGAGCCCGGTGCGGCACCGGGTGGTCCGCAGTGCCGAGGAGGCCGAGGAGTTCCAGCGGTCCCTCGGGGCGCCGCTCGTCCTCAAGCCGGTGGACGGTGCGGCGAGCCGGCACATCCACCGGGCCGAGGACGCCGTGGAGACGGCCAAGGCCTTCCGGGAGATGACCGCGGCGGGCTTCTCCGAGGCCCTCGCCGAGGAGTACCTCGACGGGCCGGTGATCAGCGTCGAGTCCTTCTCGCACGCGGGCCGGCACCTGCCCATCGGCTACTCCGAGTACCAGGTCAACGAGCGGTACGTGGAATGGGCCGTCAGCACGCCCAGTCGGCTCGCACAGCCCTGGCTGCCCGAACTGCGTTCCCTGACCGCCCGGCTGCTGGACGCGGTGGGCCTCACCGAGGGCCCCTCGCACAGCGAGTTCGTGCTGACGCCCCAGGGCCCCAGGGTCCTGGAGTCGCACGCCCGGCTGGGCGGCCACGCCATCCCGGAACTGGTCCGCCGCGCCTTCGGACCCGACCTCGCCCGCATGATGCTCACCGTGCCGCTCGGCATCGAGGAACTGCCCGCCGAACCGCCCGAGCCGGTGGGCGGGGCGGCCATCAGGTTCTTCCGGCCCGACCCCGGCGTGGTCGCCTCCGTCACGGTGGCGGAGGACAACCCGGCGGTCGTGCGCCGCCTGGCACCCGGCGAACTGGACGGTGTCTACCTGCCGCTCCTCGCCGAACTGCGCGACCTGGAGACGGGTGCCGTGGTCGCCAGGAACCCCGGCGACGTCGTCCCGGTACTCAACACCCTCGCGGACTGCAGCTCCGGATACGCGCTCTCCAGCGGCGCGGACGCCGCCGAGGCCGAAGCCCGCTGCCTGGAGACGGACCAGAAGATCCGCATCGCGGTCGGCTGA
- a CDS encoding Inducer of phenazine A: protein MTLHRDELTPQLQEYARFDDRGEARYLPYLMYFHQADYRSDVINTDRAGFRLTHGPDGQTASAGGHVPAGPVRILSGSSTVLGIGSTSDATTLASRLWTEHAPSRPWLNFGGRCYNSTQEILLFMLHRHLVPEIDEVVVFSGLNDLTVGRLPEWQQGDHGAFWFCGEYFDAMEELREANRKAARRLGRKTPRRRTISTHDEVSRDVPAVVAAAADLTLRHLDTWRLLAGPEARLTYVLQPMALWLRDRHAPQEQLLFDEIDRISKLGTWEALYGNISTPEVSREFADRLRAGCEKRDIGFVDLNPVLAAAVTEDEWLYVDRAHYTDHGNDVVARLLADTLDLA from the coding sequence ATGACACTGCACCGCGACGAACTGACGCCGCAACTCCAGGAGTACGCCCGCTTCGACGACCGCGGCGAGGCGCGCTACCTGCCGTACCTCATGTACTTCCACCAGGCCGACTACCGCTCGGACGTCATCAACACCGACCGCGCCGGATTCCGCCTGACCCACGGCCCCGACGGGCAGACCGCCTCGGCCGGCGGGCACGTCCCCGCCGGACCGGTACGCATCCTGTCCGGCAGCTCCACCGTGCTCGGCATCGGCTCCACCAGCGACGCGACCACCCTCGCCTCCCGCCTGTGGACGGAGCACGCGCCGTCCCGCCCCTGGCTCAACTTCGGCGGCCGCTGCTACAACTCGACGCAGGAGATCCTGCTCTTCATGCTCCACCGCCACCTCGTCCCCGAGATCGACGAGGTGGTCGTCTTCTCCGGCCTCAACGACCTCACGGTCGGGCGGCTCCCGGAGTGGCAGCAGGGCGACCACGGCGCGTTCTGGTTCTGCGGCGAGTACTTCGACGCGATGGAGGAACTGCGCGAGGCCAACCGCAAGGCCGCCCGCCGCCTCGGCCGCAAAACCCCGCGCCGCCGCACCATCTCCACCCACGACGAGGTGAGCCGCGACGTCCCCGCGGTCGTCGCCGCCGCGGCCGACCTCACCCTCCGCCACCTCGACACCTGGCGCCTCCTCGCCGGCCCCGAGGCCCGCCTCACGTACGTGCTCCAGCCCATGGCGCTGTGGCTGCGCGACCGGCACGCCCCGCAGGAGCAGCTGCTGTTCGACGAGATCGACCGCATCTCCAAGCTCGGCACCTGGGAAGCGCTGTACGGCAACATCTCGACGCCCGAGGTCAGCCGGGAATTCGCGGACCGGCTGCGGGCCGGCTGCGAGAAGCGGGACATCGGCTTCGTCGACCTCAACCCGGTCCTCGCCGCGGCCGTCACCGAGGACGAGTGGCTCTACGTGGACCGCGCCCACTACACCGACCACGGCAACGACGTGGTGGCGCGGCTCCTCGCCGACACCCTCGACCTGGCCTGA
- a CDS encoding LysE family translocator codes for MVSLSSFIGMALVALGLVLTPGPNMMYLVSRSIIQGRRAGLMSLAGVAVGFFVYLLAAVVGIATLFTLVPALYTTIKLAGAAYLAYLAWGALKPGGRSAFTPQDLPPDPPLKLFTMGLVTNLLNPKIAILYISVLPQFVRPGHGPVALQSLLLGLTQISIAVTVNGLIAISAGTIADFLGKRPKWLRIQRYAMGGMLAAIAARVATT; via the coding sequence ATGGTCAGCCTCTCGTCCTTCATCGGCATGGCGCTCGTCGCGCTCGGCCTGGTCCTCACACCGGGGCCCAACATGATGTACCTGGTGTCCCGTTCGATCATCCAGGGCCGCCGTGCGGGTCTGATGTCCCTGGCGGGCGTCGCGGTCGGGTTCTTCGTCTACCTGCTCGCCGCCGTCGTCGGCATCGCCACGCTCTTCACGCTCGTCCCGGCGCTCTACACCACGATCAAGCTGGCCGGCGCCGCCTACCTCGCCTACCTGGCCTGGGGGGCGCTCAAGCCAGGCGGGCGCTCCGCGTTCACCCCGCAGGACCTCCCGCCGGACCCGCCGCTGAAGCTCTTCACGATGGGGCTCGTCACCAACCTGCTCAACCCCAAGATCGCCATCCTCTACATCTCCGTCCTGCCGCAGTTCGTCCGGCCCGGCCACGGCCCCGTCGCACTGCAGAGCCTGCTGCTCGGGCTCACGCAGATCAGCATCGCGGTGACCGTCAACGGCCTCATCGCCATCAGCGCCGGCACGATCGCGGACTTCCTCGGCAAGCGGCCCAAGTGGCTGCGGATCCAGCGGTACGCGATGGGCGGCATGCTCGCCGCCATCGCCGCGCGTGTCGCCACCACCTGA